In a single window of the Mugil cephalus isolate CIBA_MC_2020 chromosome 6, CIBA_Mcephalus_1.1, whole genome shotgun sequence genome:
- the zar1 gene encoding zygote arrest protein 1: MATYGEEPVDSYFYSSYNPYMGRYPRSKDAGWKYKSYLSHYGDTDAFNNHQRAQLKSILSQINPKLTPRLRKANTKDVAVQVNPKRDASVQCSIGPRTLLAMKRDFQRKRRMEPATPGGGGGPKTAGGGGGGVRYPRTLAVYSPLAYRSVTSFVVEDGDLGKEVSCGAEQKLEPPGDSPESAGEAEEKKDEKKQAGEERKTSKVPEQKKQPRPTQQVKGEDDQTASEESKSKARVRFQFLEQKYGYYHCRECNLRWESAYVWCVQGTNKVYFKQYCRKCQKDFNPYRVEDITCYTCNKARCCCAITQRHVDPKRPHRQDLCGRCKGKRLSCDSTFSFKYII; the protein is encoded by the exons ATGGCAACGTATGGTGAGGAGCCAGTCGACAGCTACTTCTATTCTTCTTACAACCCTTACATGGGCAGGTACCCCAGGTCAAAGGACGCGGGGTGGAAATATAAAAGCTATCTCTCCCACTATGGAGACACCGACGCCTTCAACAACCACCAGCGGGCTCAGCTGAAGTCCATCCTCTCCCAAATCAACCCCAAACTCACCCCGAGGCTCAGGAAGGCCAACACCAAAGATGTGGCGGTGCAGGTGAACCCGAAGAGGGACGCTTCGGTGCAGTGCTCCATCGGCCCGCGGACCCTCCTGGCTATGAAGCGGGACTTCCAGCGCAAGAGGAGGATGGAGCCCGCGACgcccggcggcggcggcggccccAAAACggcgggcggcggcggcggcggcgtgcGGTACCCCCGCACCCTCGCAGTGTATTCGCCTTTGGCGTACAGGAGCGTCACCTCGTTCGTGGTCGAGGACGGTGACCTCGGTAAGGAAGTCTCCTGCGGCGCGGAGCAGAAGCTGGAGCCGCCCGGTGACTCGCCCGAGTCGGCGGGGGAAGCCGAGGAGAAGAAGGACGAAAAGAAGCAGGCGGGTGAGGAGAGAAAGACCTCGAAAGTCCCGGAACAGAAGAAACAGCCCAGACCCACACAGCAGGTGAAGGGTGAAGACGATCAAACGGCTTCAGAGGAGTCAAAGAGCAAGGCGCGGGTTCGGTTCCAG TTTCTGGAGCAGAAGTACGGATATTATCACTGCAGAGAATGCAACCTGCGATGGGAGAGTGCGTAtgtgtggtgtgttcagggCACCAACAAG GTTTACTTCAAACAGTACTGTAGAAAATGCCAAAAGGACTTCAACCCATACCGTGTTGAGGACATCACATGTTAT ACTTGCAACAAAGCACGTTGTTGCTGTGCGATAACACAACGGCACGTTGATCCCAAACGACCCCACAGACAGGACCTGTGTGGCAGATGCAAAGGAAAGCGGCTCTCCTGTGACAGCACATTCAGTTTCAAATACATCATCTAA
- the slc10a4 gene encoding sodium/bile acid cotransporter 4 — MENSSLLGGSSRDAGLKDFFVLDTLKQAVDSPEVMGGLGEASGVMFLEGSAYRTVAGADFMAALPTESPHLMPAFWDSPLSHGINVFVGLVLCFTMLGLGCTVEVSQLGEHIRRPIGVLLALVCQFVIMPLVAFLLALAFSLDDVAAMAVLLCGCCPGGNLSNIMSLLVHGEMNLSIIMTISSTLLALVLMPLCLWIYSRAWINTPVVDLMPFGAIILTLCSTLIPIGLGVVLRYRYTRVADIVLKVSLWSLLVTLVLLFILTGAMLGPELLSTIPPSVYVVAILMPLCGYAAGYGLAVLFDLPPNSRRSVSLETGCQNVQLCTAILKLAFPPQLMGGMYMFPLLYALFQAAEAGIFILAYRMYRKEVLHKPDPMGGGGDTDITYQRFEDEDFDSSYGAVTVSDPNSIMLDPCPPDPTPV, encoded by the exons ATGGAGAACTCCAGTCTGCTCGGAGGCAGCTCAAGGGATGCGGGACTGAAGGACTTTTTTGTGCTGGACACTTTGAAGCAAGCTGTGGATTCTCCAGAGGTGATGGGTGGACTAGGAGAGGCCAGTGGTGTCATGTTTCTCGAAGGCAGCGCATACAGGACTGTCGCTGGAGCGGACTTCATGGCCGCTCTCCCGACGGAATCCCCTCACCTGATGCCCGCATTTTGGGATTCCCCGCTCAGTCACGGAatcaatgtgtttgtgggacTGGTGCTTTGCTTCACTATGTTGGGGCTGGGCTGCACGGTGGAGGTTAGCCAGCTCGGAGAACACATCCGCAGACCCATCGGGGTTCTGTTGGCTCTGGTGTGCCAGTTTGTTATCATGCCCTTGGTGGCCTTTCTTTTGGCTTTAGCCTTCTCTCTGGATGATGTTGCGGCGATGGccgtcctcctctgtggctgctGTCCAGGAGGAAACTTGTCAAATATCATGTCTCTTCTAGTGCACGGAGAGATGAATCTAAG CATCATCATGACCATATCCTCCACCCTGCTGGCGCTCGTTTTGATGCCGCTCTGTCTGTGGATCTACAGTCGGGCGTGGATCAACACACCCGTGGTCGACCTCATGCCGTTCGGGGCCATCATCCTGACCCTGTGCAGCACTCTCATCCCCATCGGCTTAGGGGTCGTGCTGAGGTACCGCTACACGCGTGTGGCCGACATTGTGTTAAAG GTGTCTCTGTGGTCGCTGCTGGTCACCCTGGTGCTGCTGTTCATCCTGACCGGAGCGATGCTGGGTCCGGAGCTGCTGTCCAccatccctccctccgtctACGTGGTGGCCATCCTGATGCCTCTGTGCGGCTACGCTGCAGGTTACGGCCTGGCCGTGCTCTTCGACCTGCCCCCCAACAGCCGCCGGTCCGTCTCCCTGGAGACAGGGTGCCAGAACGTGCAGCTGTGCACCGCCATCCTGAAGCTGGCCTTCCCCCCTCAGCTGATGGGGGGGATGTACATGTTCCCCCTGCTGTACGCCCTGTTCCAAGCGGCCGAGGCCGGCATTTTCATCCTGGCATACAGGATGTACAGGAAGGAGGTCCTCCACAAGCCAGACCCCATGGGGGGCGGCGGGGACACGGACATAACGTACCAGAGGTTTGAGGACGAGGACTTTGACTCATCTTACGGTGCGGTGACAGTCAGTGACCCAAACAGCATCATGCTGGACCCCTGTCCTCCTGATCCAACTCCTGTTTAA